Proteins from a genomic interval of Rubinisphaera italica:
- a CDS encoding serine hydrolase domain-containing protein, giving the protein MTRFSTSCLSLIWFCLLAVFLTSSLNAEQPGNSPDNSEQFAAIDEAIAEFQKLIGCDAVTIAISRNGKMIYSKGYGWKDTEHTIETPADALMRIASVSKSITSSAIKTLIRDGKLSLDDKIFDLLELSEPRKKEFDPRWRDVTVAHLLKHEGGWDRDETFDPMFRAREVEQQYRLRGKAQPEDMIRFMLAKPLQFDPGSRSSYSNFGYCLLGRVVEKASGMPYQKYVQEKLFDPLGIKDIQQGRDRPRDWDPREVEYPIKTLRVEVMDSHGGLIASAPALCKYMEQYWLDGKLRNPQRYYWTYFGSLPGTTAMALQRIDGFNVVVLCNGRRDESYNEDNQFLNSSIESAVDEIAKSKYGF; this is encoded by the coding sequence ATGACACGATTCTCTACTTCATGTCTGTCTTTGATTTGGTTCTGTCTCCTTGCAGTATTCCTGACATCTTCCCTCAATGCAGAACAACCCGGAAATAGCCCAGATAACTCCGAACAATTCGCAGCTATCGACGAAGCGATCGCAGAATTTCAGAAACTGATCGGCTGCGATGCCGTCACGATTGCGATCTCCCGCAATGGAAAAATGATTTACTCTAAGGGTTATGGCTGGAAAGATACGGAGCACACGATTGAAACTCCAGCCGATGCCTTGATGCGGATTGCCAGTGTCAGTAAGTCGATCACATCCTCGGCCATCAAAACTCTGATTCGGGATGGAAAACTTTCTCTCGATGACAAAATCTTCGATCTGCTGGAATTGAGTGAACCACGTAAGAAAGAGTTTGATCCGCGCTGGCGAGACGTCACCGTGGCTCATCTGCTCAAGCATGAAGGAGGCTGGGATCGTGATGAAACGTTTGACCCTATGTTTCGTGCTCGCGAAGTCGAACAGCAATATCGGCTGCGGGGGAAAGCTCAGCCGGAAGATATGATTCGCTTTATGCTGGCAAAACCGCTGCAGTTCGATCCCGGCTCCCGTTCGTCTTATTCCAACTTCGGATACTGCCTGCTGGGACGAGTCGTCGAAAAAGCCTCGGGAATGCCTTACCAAAAGTATGTTCAGGAAAAGTTGTTTGATCCGCTTGGCATCAAAGACATTCAGCAAGGCCGGGATCGTCCGCGTGACTGGGATCCGAGAGAAGTGGAATACCCCATCAAAACACTTCGCGTGGAAGTGATGGATTCTCATGGCGGACTAATCGCCTCGGCTCCCGCACTGTGCAAGTACATGGAACAATACTGGCTCGATGGTAAGCTTCGTAATCCACAACGATATTACTGGACGTATTTCGGAAGTTTACCCGGAACAACTGCGATGGCTCTCCAGCGAATCGATGGATTCAATGTTGTGGTATTATGCAATGGCCGACGAGATGAGTCTTACAACGAAGACAATCAGTTTCTCAATAGCTCTATCGAGAGTGCCGTCGATGAGATTGCCAAGAGTAAATATGGATTCTGA
- a CDS encoding MFS transporter, which yields MQNDNVNSERTSETPTPEILPVGIEQQQERTEWELWNLLTLAAHHVFMRLAWIFKTETVIMPAFLDVIAGAGWIRGCLPIFNRISQSIAPVLASASLRNMPCKVRMMKQTTMLMAFLFGCLSFLCLNLGKEAMPWFPAVFLIIYAMFFAATGVNQLSFNTLQGKLIRPHRRGRLMSIAGMAGSLVAMVGAYFLLTEWLAIPEGRGFSWIFGFTSLCFVFASAILWIVHEPADKQGTTESHPGKLFRNVWRTLRENRSMQRVALAAMLFICTLLLFPHYQWLGKEVLGAGPTDLMMWVIVQNLSVGIFSWITGYYGDRYGYRIVIRVEMFALAFVPIVAIGLSEILTAETRGWYTLTFLLLGLTPVTMKTMFNYVLELVEEEQHPHYLSTLNVCMAAPLFFAPLVGYLIDWNYRLIFLIIAGIVFTAGLLTFRMDEPRLHLKNESVHR from the coding sequence TTGCAAAACGACAACGTCAACTCCGAGCGCACTTCTGAGACGCCGACTCCTGAAATATTACCGGTTGGTATTGAGCAACAGCAGGAGCGAACGGAATGGGAACTCTGGAATTTGCTCACGCTGGCAGCTCATCATGTTTTTATGAGACTGGCCTGGATCTTCAAAACCGAAACAGTCATTATGCCAGCCTTTCTGGATGTGATTGCGGGAGCGGGCTGGATTCGCGGTTGTCTGCCGATTTTTAATCGGATCAGTCAGAGTATTGCCCCCGTCCTTGCCTCAGCAAGTTTGCGGAACATGCCCTGTAAAGTCCGCATGATGAAACAGACCACCATGCTGATGGCGTTTCTGTTTGGCTGTCTTTCGTTTTTATGTTTGAACCTTGGCAAAGAAGCGATGCCCTGGTTTCCGGCTGTCTTTCTCATCATCTACGCCATGTTTTTTGCTGCTACTGGTGTCAATCAGCTTTCCTTCAATACCTTGCAGGGAAAATTAATCAGACCGCATCGAAGAGGGCGCCTGATGTCGATTGCCGGCATGGCAGGCTCGCTGGTGGCCATGGTGGGGGCTTATTTTCTGTTGACGGAATGGCTGGCCATTCCCGAAGGTCGTGGGTTTTCCTGGATTTTCGGTTTCACTTCGCTCTGTTTTGTTTTTGCCAGTGCGATCCTGTGGATCGTTCACGAACCGGCAGACAAACAGGGAACAACGGAGTCTCATCCGGGCAAACTGTTCCGCAATGTCTGGCGAACTTTACGCGAAAATCGTTCGATGCAACGCGTTGCACTGGCGGCGATGCTCTTTATCTGTACGCTTCTGCTCTTCCCGCATTACCAATGGCTGGGCAAGGAAGTCCTCGGGGCCGGTCCCACGGACCTGATGATGTGGGTGATTGTGCAGAATTTGTCCGTGGGAATCTTCAGTTGGATCACAGGGTATTACGGAGACCGCTATGGTTATCGTATTGTGATTCGTGTGGAGATGTTCGCATTGGCATTTGTTCCGATTGTTGCGATTGGCCTTTCCGAAATACTGACTGCCGAAACGAGAGGCTGGTACACGCTCACTTTTCTTCTACTCGGGTTGACTCCCGTGACAATGAAAACGATGTTCAATTATGTCCTTGAACTTGTGGAGGAGGAGCAGCATCCCCACTATTTAAGCACTCTCAACGTTTGCATGGCGGCTCCCTTATTCTTCGCCCCGTTGGTTGGCTATCTGATCGACTGGAACTATCGACTGATTTTCCTGATTATCGCAGGAATCGTCTTTACCGCGGGCCTGCTCACCTTCCGCATGGATGAGCCGCGCCTACACCTCAAAAATGAATCGGTACATAGGTAG
- a CDS encoding SDR family oxidoreductase yields the protein MDLGVKNCTAVITGGASGIGLAIVQAFLSEGCRIAIVDLKPPVDSSLLDNEQVLYCPTDLMELHACEKTVENVVSKFGGIDYLINNAGTNDSVGLECAPERFSESLQKNLVHYFSMTHYCLPHLKASPAGAIVNISSKVAVTGQGGTSGYAAAKGGVNALTREWAVELAPAGIRVNTVVPAEVWTKMYENWLGKTADPAAEKQRIEASIPLNHRFTTPEEIAAMVVFLASAQSSHTTGQIVYVDGGYSHLDRRLQ from the coding sequence ATGGATCTTGGTGTAAAGAATTGCACGGCTGTGATCACAGGAGGGGCTTCCGGAATTGGTTTGGCCATCGTGCAGGCATTTCTCAGCGAGGGATGTCGAATTGCGATTGTTGATTTGAAGCCACCAGTCGATTCCAGTCTCCTCGATAATGAGCAGGTTCTGTATTGTCCCACAGACTTAATGGAACTCCACGCATGTGAGAAAACAGTCGAAAACGTTGTGAGCAAATTTGGTGGAATCGATTACCTGATCAATAATGCAGGGACGAATGATTCCGTGGGATTGGAGTGTGCCCCCGAGAGATTTTCAGAGTCTCTCCAGAAGAATCTCGTTCATTATTTTTCGATGACTCATTATTGTCTGCCGCATTTAAAAGCCAGTCCCGCCGGAGCGATCGTGAACATCAGTTCGAAAGTCGCAGTGACTGGCCAGGGGGGAACCTCCGGTTATGCGGCTGCTAAAGGTGGTGTCAATGCGTTGACCAGGGAGTGGGCTGTTGAATTGGCGCCAGCTGGAATTCGGGTCAATACGGTTGTTCCAGCAGAAGTCTGGACAAAAATGTATGAGAACTGGCTGGGGAAGACTGCTGATCCTGCGGCAGAAAAACAAAGAATTGAAGCAAGCATCCCCTTGAATCATCGCTTTACCACGCCGGAAGAAATAGCCGCGATGGTTGTGTTTCTGGCTTCGGCTCAGTCGTCTCATACGACGGGACAAATTGTTTATGTCGACGGAGGGTATTCTCATCTGGATCGTCGTCTACAATAG
- a CDS encoding sedoheptulokinase: MKSMKYVIGLDLGTTSISTVAIEQSGKTLAAVNHAHEAAIKSEDDRVAVQSTDLMLQVSQKLIREIVQFVDCSPSAIGLTGQMHGFVCCDASGFAISDFITWQDKRVLASTDIEDETWLSALQKRLPENLQSRLGCQIRPGYALATLDMLNRSGQLQEKLHHISDITDWIGSQLTSTPARIDPTFAASWGVYNLQQKSIDQDVIRAAGLKPKWFPLLESNWKIRGTTTTQIAREWNLAEGVPVLTGIGDHSAAARATIENPENDLLMNVGTGGQIAWCTKDIQPTDEIEVRPFSENLLLNVGAGSTGGEAWFWFAESVQQWFQEMGVELSYTEVLERLNRLSQVPADINNIEPVYWEPFFQGTRNETSRRASISNIGRHNFNLSEMARGLLCGIVDSLYRVYKNSKNPLTDLKRLIVSGNYFEHHEWLAQYLAKRYRIDVVTPDFKEQSAVGAAMLAGREVFKNEDLWKHFPISYRTLAKSSHH; the protein is encoded by the coding sequence ATGAAATCCATGAAATATGTGATTGGGTTGGATCTCGGTACAACATCGATTTCGACGGTTGCGATTGAACAATCGGGCAAAACTCTGGCAGCTGTGAATCATGCACACGAAGCAGCGATAAAGTCTGAGGATGATCGAGTCGCAGTTCAATCGACAGATCTGATGCTGCAGGTTTCGCAGAAATTGATTCGAGAAATTGTCCAGTTCGTCGATTGCTCTCCAAGTGCCATCGGTCTAACCGGACAGATGCACGGCTTTGTCTGTTGTGATGCTTCCGGATTCGCGATTTCCGACTTCATCACCTGGCAGGACAAACGAGTGCTTGCCTCTACCGACATTGAAGATGAAACGTGGTTGAGTGCGTTGCAGAAACGCTTGCCTGAGAACCTGCAATCGAGATTGGGCTGCCAGATTCGACCGGGATACGCCTTGGCAACGCTGGACATGCTGAATCGTTCCGGGCAATTGCAGGAGAAGCTTCATCATATCTCTGATATCACAGACTGGATTGGAAGTCAGTTAACCAGCACTCCTGCCCGAATTGACCCAACATTTGCAGCTTCCTGGGGTGTCTATAATTTGCAGCAGAAGTCGATTGATCAGGACGTGATTAGAGCAGCGGGACTTAAACCGAAATGGTTTCCTCTGTTGGAGTCGAACTGGAAAATACGCGGGACTACGACAACGCAGATAGCTCGAGAATGGAACTTGGCAGAAGGAGTGCCGGTCTTAACTGGAATTGGAGATCATTCTGCTGCAGCACGGGCAACGATTGAAAATCCTGAGAATGACCTTTTAATGAATGTCGGCACCGGTGGGCAAATCGCCTGGTGCACGAAAGACATTCAACCAACGGATGAGATTGAAGTTCGACCATTTTCAGAAAATCTGTTGCTGAATGTTGGCGCGGGATCAACTGGCGGAGAGGCCTGGTTCTGGTTTGCAGAATCTGTGCAGCAATGGTTTCAGGAAATGGGAGTTGAGCTCTCTTATACCGAAGTGCTCGAACGGCTCAATCGATTAAGTCAGGTGCCCGCAGACATCAATAACATTGAGCCTGTTTATTGGGAACCGTTTTTTCAGGGAACTCGAAATGAGACTTCGCGTCGAGCTTCAATCAGCAATATCGGTCGCCACAATTTCAACTTGAGTGAAATGGCACGCGGACTTTTATGTGGGATTGTCGATTCGCTGTATCGGGTTTATAAAAACTCAAAGAACCCACTAACCGATTTGAAACGTCTTATTGTGAGCGGGAATTATTTTGAGCATCACGAATGGCTGGCTCAATATCTTGCGAAACGTTATCGCATCGATGTGGTCACGCCAGATTTTAAAGAGCAGTCTGCCGTTGGAGCCGCGATGCTGGCTGGAAGAGAAGTGTTCAAGAATGAAGACCTGTGGAAGCACTTCCCGATTTCTTACCGAACGCTTGCAAAATCATCTCATCATTGA
- the mog gene encoding molybdopterin adenylyltransferase → MSKPKIGIVTVSDRASRGEYEDLGGPAIFDYLQTVLVTPFEPRVVVIPDEQSLIEAELCRLADEELCSLIITTGGTGPAARDITPEATEAICQKMMPGFGELMRKVSLDKVPTAILSRQTAGIRNGSLIINLPGKPKAIAECLDAVFPAVPYCIDLLGGPYWETNPDHLIAFRPKQK, encoded by the coding sequence ATAAGTAAACCAAAAATTGGAATCGTAACCGTTTCAGATCGGGCGAGCCGGGGGGAATATGAGGATCTCGGTGGACCTGCGATATTCGATTATCTTCAGACGGTGCTCGTGACACCTTTCGAACCGCGAGTCGTTGTGATTCCCGATGAACAATCTCTGATCGAAGCCGAACTGTGTCGACTGGCCGATGAAGAACTCTGCAGTCTGATCATCACAACTGGAGGAACCGGGCCAGCAGCCCGTGATATCACTCCCGAGGCGACGGAAGCCATTTGTCAGAAAATGATGCCGGGCTTTGGCGAGTTAATGCGAAAAGTTTCCCTCGATAAAGTCCCGACGGCGATTCTTTCCCGGCAAACCGCTGGCATCCGTAATGGGAGTCTTATTATTAATCTTCCCGGAAAGCCGAAAGCGATTGCCGAATGCCTGGACGCTGTATTTCCGGCCGTGCCTTATTGCATCGACTTACTGGGCGGTCCTTATTGGGAAACGAATCCCGATCATTTGATTGCTTTTCGCCCGAAACAAAAGTAG
- a CDS encoding HEAT repeat domain-containing protein, translating to MKLRLRQWVRTLSGFYFGCLIAATHSVVVLYNVLYPKFRHWRTTSALSICLLLVSSQTLQADQQLEEEFPPIEGTDQAEVLEKYRTKIEQITTELSALQLKTPTSLSLKANDYACYFDAPYFAQYRNGNQQYRFLIGRLVILNESKQELSFNPRTVKLTVDGQEYEYRPVEDYTGHATFRRQNRHYNLTELNVPELLTIPAGKIASCWIVFNELDPGSDTPQLDLAWKMGDRPVSVNLTLAARAQIEWRQEQIGPHGIIAVGTIHGEVNPLNLSTIINQMIDLATKKVARVIIHFDEEAPEPDPHLQQWFELASRMAGQNSTQQNTWEFPPIPSLIQELHLSNFPGNSNYYSGNIAANKHKTLNEAYIAASHSIYQTIPQKDLIEEIRSGHRLSQCAALIYGSVRLPRTFYPEIAEIITHSDDLDLQKAALTALAEFPQSESLELLRKYALDPNEERAQAALISLGSSRFPQHHQTLLKMLQNEESIQKQIVKTMANFPRPLWSETLERFAREGDDEIRQEALRALDSLGHPDLRSILTEILADEDDPLKTTALEILSGQDDEQSRQLVINYALNQIEHSYPEPQSLTTITRFRAQRAIPILLPYLKQEHPHRNQVVQTLTAIGDNRIIDPLLELYPDLNAAEQQTVLRAVAIIDEGRFMKFAPEALKSNEQQNVSVLISLLQGSASEDAVTALIAMIEELPDESSSKTSLIRSLGGFSNRQSREFLTNLRDKSSEQISRSAAAALETSYSRSPLSHIYQQALSTLRSGKADLAVKQLTLVLDSDPIYPQALQARAQAYQNLGDFDAALTDYLNVLKIDQKWPSAQGSTGQLLTSLTRFEEARTYLDKAIEQEPEKASWYSSRGHVYSMLEQFPEAEADYRKALKIDPDLMTALTGVALSLAINGKIDEAIEQLKQGREKHGDDSIFAYNAACTYARAMEYVIQHPEQYVPDEHKARIDRLRDFAFEELDRSVEQGYQDSKWTQNDPDLKSLQDDPRFAKILKTMNDPKPEDAKTLGLDLDVKP from the coding sequence ATGAAATTGAGATTACGACAATGGGTTCGTACCCTGTCAGGGTTTTATTTTGGGTGTCTAATCGCTGCAACGCACTCCGTTGTCGTGCTTTATAACGTTCTGTACCCGAAATTTAGACATTGGCGAACGACGAGTGCTTTATCGATCTGCCTGTTACTGGTGAGCTCGCAGACGCTACAAGCGGATCAGCAGTTAGAGGAAGAATTTCCGCCCATTGAAGGAACGGATCAGGCTGAGGTTCTCGAAAAGTATCGAACCAAAATTGAGCAAATCACAACAGAACTCTCGGCCTTGCAGCTGAAAACTCCCACGTCTCTTTCCTTAAAAGCTAATGATTATGCGTGCTATTTCGACGCCCCCTACTTTGCTCAATATCGGAATGGGAATCAGCAGTACCGATTTCTGATCGGGAGGCTGGTCATTCTGAATGAATCCAAACAGGAACTCTCTTTCAATCCGCGAACTGTGAAGTTGACCGTCGATGGGCAGGAATATGAATATCGACCAGTTGAGGATTACACAGGGCACGCTACATTCCGCAGGCAAAATCGGCATTACAATTTGACCGAATTGAATGTGCCAGAATTGTTGACGATTCCTGCTGGCAAAATTGCTTCTTGTTGGATTGTCTTTAACGAACTCGATCCCGGCTCGGATACCCCTCAGCTCGATTTGGCCTGGAAAATGGGAGACCGTCCTGTATCGGTGAATCTCACTTTAGCTGCTCGTGCCCAAATTGAATGGCGTCAGGAACAGATTGGCCCACATGGAATTATCGCGGTCGGCACAATTCACGGTGAAGTGAATCCACTGAATCTCTCGACGATCATCAATCAGATGATTGATCTGGCGACGAAGAAAGTGGCACGGGTCATTATTCATTTCGATGAAGAGGCGCCCGAACCCGATCCGCATCTTCAACAATGGTTTGAGCTGGCTTCACGAATGGCGGGGCAGAACTCTACCCAGCAAAACACTTGGGAATTCCCGCCGATCCCCTCGTTAATTCAGGAATTACACCTCTCCAATTTTCCGGGCAACAGTAATTATTATTCAGGAAATATTGCCGCGAATAAGCACAAAACACTCAACGAAGCCTACATCGCTGCTTCTCATTCCATATATCAAACGATTCCCCAGAAGGATCTGATTGAGGAAATTCGTTCTGGACATCGCCTGTCTCAATGTGCGGCTTTGATTTACGGCTCCGTACGTTTACCGCGCACGTTCTATCCGGAAATTGCTGAGATTATCACTCATTCCGATGATCTGGATTTGCAGAAAGCAGCACTTACGGCTCTGGCAGAGTTTCCACAGTCAGAATCGCTCGAACTGCTTCGCAAGTATGCTCTGGATCCGAACGAAGAACGTGCTCAGGCAGCGTTAATCAGTCTGGGAAGTTCTCGTTTTCCACAACATCATCAGACATTGCTCAAGATGCTGCAGAATGAGGAGTCGATCCAGAAACAAATCGTGAAAACAATGGCGAATTTTCCACGACCGCTCTGGTCAGAAACGCTCGAACGCTTTGCCCGCGAAGGGGACGATGAAATTCGACAGGAAGCCTTGCGGGCACTCGATTCTCTGGGGCATCCCGACTTGCGAAGCATCCTGACAGAAATTCTGGCCGACGAAGACGACCCGCTCAAAACAACCGCTCTGGAAATTCTCTCCGGACAGGATGATGAACAGAGCCGTCAGTTAGTCATTAATTATGCGTTGAATCAAATTGAACATTCCTACCCGGAACCTCAATCGTTGACAACAATTACCCGCTTTCGCGCGCAGCGGGCGATTCCAATTCTGCTCCCTTACCTGAAGCAGGAACATCCCCATCGAAATCAGGTGGTGCAAACATTAACGGCCATTGGTGACAATCGGATTATCGATCCGCTACTCGAATTGTATCCCGATTTGAACGCTGCCGAACAGCAGACGGTCCTGCGGGCAGTTGCCATTATCGACGAAGGTCGATTTATGAAATTTGCTCCAGAGGCTTTGAAATCGAACGAACAGCAGAATGTGTCTGTGTTAATCAGCCTGTTGCAAGGATCTGCCAGTGAAGACGCAGTAACCGCGTTAATCGCGATGATTGAAGAATTGCCTGACGAAAGTTCTTCAAAAACTTCGCTGATCCGCTCCCTCGGTGGTTTTTCCAATCGTCAATCGCGGGAATTTTTGACGAATCTCCGGGATAAGTCTTCCGAACAAATCAGTCGCTCGGCTGCAGCCGCCCTCGAAACCTCTTACTCCCGTTCTCCATTGAGCCATATTTATCAACAGGCACTCTCGACATTACGTAGCGGGAAAGCGGATCTGGCGGTTAAACAGTTAACGCTCGTACTCGATTCCGATCCAATTTACCCTCAGGCTTTGCAGGCTCGAGCACAGGCTTATCAGAATCTAGGTGACTTCGATGCCGCTCTAACGGACTATCTAAACGTTTTGAAAATCGATCAGAAATGGCCATCGGCTCAGGGATCAACCGGGCAATTGTTAACGTCTCTGACTCGCTTCGAAGAGGCTCGAACTTATCTCGACAAAGCGATTGAGCAGGAACCCGAAAAAGCTTCCTGGTATTCTTCGCGTGGTCATGTCTATTCGATGCTCGAACAATTTCCGGAAGCCGAGGCGGATTATCGTAAGGCATTAAAAATTGATCCCGATCTCATGACCGCTTTAACGGGCGTCGCGCTGTCGTTGGCAATTAATGGTAAGATTGATGAAGCCATCGAACAGTTGAAACAGGGACGTGAGAAACATGGGGACGATTCCATCTTTGCTTACAACGCCGCCTGCACATATGCCAGGGCGATGGAATATGTGATTCAGCATCCTGAACAGTATGTACCAGACGAGCATAAGGCACGGATTGATCGCCTGCGCGATTTCGCATTTGAAGAACTTGATCGGAGTGTTGAACAGGGATATCAGGACAGTAAATGGACACAGAACGATCCTGATCTCAAAAGCCTGCAGGATGATCCTCGTTTTGCGAAAATTCTGAAAACAATGAACGACCCCAAACCAGAAGATGCGAAGACCCTTGGCCTGGATCTGGATGTAAAACCATAA
- a CDS encoding NUDIX hydrolase gives MSKTKILYEGRFLELVAQGKWEYVRRNNSTTTIAILALTQNDDLLFVEQMRLPVGGPVIELPAGLVGDDGDVTEQPIVAAIRELEEETGYTTEKITELGTFCSSAGLTNEQTTMFLAIDCRQIGSGGGVAGESIQIHKIPRKNAASWLLDRVKLGELMDGKVWTALALAQRRKWKVPKN, from the coding sequence ATGTCGAAAACAAAGATCCTGTACGAAGGTCGCTTTCTGGAACTGGTGGCACAGGGGAAATGGGAATACGTCCGTCGCAATAATTCCACAACCACCATCGCGATTCTGGCATTAACGCAAAATGATGATTTGTTGTTTGTGGAGCAGATGCGTCTGCCTGTAGGGGGGCCAGTCATCGAATTGCCGGCTGGTTTAGTCGGAGATGATGGTGATGTGACCGAGCAGCCAATTGTCGCCGCGATCCGGGAGTTGGAGGAAGAAACCGGCTACACGACTGAAAAAATTACCGAACTCGGCACTTTCTGTTCCTCGGCAGGACTGACCAATGAACAGACCACAATGTTTCTGGCGATCGACTGTCGTCAAATCGGCTCTGGAGGCGGTGTCGCAGGCGAATCGATTCAAATTCACAAAATTCCCCGAAAGAATGCTGCCTCCTGGCTGCTGGATCGCGTAAAATTGGGAGAACTGATGGATGGAAAAGTCTGGACTGCATTAGCACTTGCACAACGTCGCAAGTGGAAAGTGCCTAAAAACTAA
- a CDS encoding Do family serine endopeptidase, which produces MKFRTPDSQLRQGSSNALSVWAMAVSGLCLAIAAAITIGQDRGTPISPNQEILSAQDLSTAFRTIAKETFPGIVAIETRGIAVESTGGGLNLEDFFKSDPQFEKFFKQNPNLRPKSDSQPKRKVVPQGQGSGFIIDTEGHILTNNHVVEDAELITVRLSDGREYEAKLIGTDPRSDVAVIKIEEEGLEPIPLGNSDETQVGDIVLAFGSPFGLELTMTQGIISAKGRGPGINEREDYLQTDAAINPGNSGGPLVNLRGEIIGINTAISSRSGGYDGVGFSIPINMAKWAADQIMESGSVRRAYIGVVIQPINNALANQLGLHVNEGAIVSQIIPNSPSDKAGLETGDVILNLNGRSVGGTRELQGIVEQLSVDKSYPMEVFRNGKKKKLTITMAEMPSTLSLTSGDEGDSPERQEETESYNAESLGLNVQDLTDDLAEQFGYPESASGVIISSVEADGVAGRNGLQVGELIEKVGQKKIGSLEDFQAAMKDADLDKGVLMLVRRGNFTRFLVIKSDAR; this is translated from the coding sequence ATGAAATTCAGGACACCGGATTCCCAGCTCAGGCAAGGGAGTTCAAATGCATTAAGTGTATGGGCCATGGCTGTTTCGGGCTTATGCCTGGCTATTGCAGCTGCGATTACGATTGGTCAGGATCGGGGTACGCCGATTTCGCCGAACCAGGAAATTCTCTCTGCTCAGGATTTATCAACTGCCTTCCGAACGATTGCCAAAGAAACATTTCCCGGCATCGTCGCGATTGAAACGCGTGGGATCGCTGTCGAGTCGACCGGCGGAGGTTTGAATCTCGAAGACTTCTTCAAGAGCGATCCTCAGTTCGAGAAATTCTTCAAACAGAATCCAAATCTGAGACCGAAATCCGATTCTCAGCCGAAGCGAAAAGTTGTGCCTCAGGGACAGGGTTCCGGATTCATTATCGACACTGAGGGTCACATCCTGACTAACAATCATGTTGTGGAGGATGCCGAACTGATTACCGTTCGACTTTCCGACGGTCGCGAATATGAAGCGAAACTGATCGGGACCGATCCACGTTCCGATGTCGCTGTCATTAAAATCGAAGAGGAAGGGCTTGAACCAATCCCACTCGGTAACAGTGACGAAACCCAGGTGGGCGATATCGTGTTGGCCTTCGGGAGTCCGTTTGGACTGGAATTGACAATGACTCAAGGCATTATCAGTGCCAAAGGTCGTGGCCCCGGTATCAATGAACGAGAAGATTATCTGCAGACCGATGCCGCGATTAATCCGGGTAATAGTGGTGGCCCGCTGGTCAACCTGCGTGGGGAAATTATCGGCATCAACACTGCGATTTCATCCCGCAGCGGTGGCTACGATGGTGTCGGCTTCTCAATCCCAATCAACATGGCCAAATGGGCTGCTGACCAGATTATGGAAAGCGGATCTGTTCGCCGTGCTTACATTGGTGTGGTTATTCAGCCGATCAATAATGCCTTGGCGAATCAGTTGGGGCTGCATGTGAATGAAGGAGCCATTGTCTCACAGATTATTCCAAACTCTCCTTCCGACAAAGCGGGTCTGGAAACAGGCGATGTGATCCTGAATTTGAATGGTCGCTCTGTCGGTGGCACACGAGAATTGCAGGGTATTGTCGAGCAGCTTTCCGTGGATAAATCGTATCCAATGGAAGTCTTCCGCAATGGCAAAAAGAAGAAACTGACGATCACGATGGCTGAAATGCCAAGCACACTTTCACTGACTTCTGGAGACGAGGGTGATTCTCCCGAACGTCAGGAGGAAACCGAATCGTACAATGCCGAGAGTCTTGGCTTAAATGTTCAGGACTTGACTGACGACCTGGCAGAACAGTTTGGATATCCTGAGAGTGCTTCCGGCGTGATTATCTCTTCTGTCGAAGCGGATGGAGTGGCCGGGCGAAACGGATTGCAAGTCGGAGAATTGATCGAAAAAGTCGGCCAGAAAAAAATTGGGTCTCTGGAAGACTTTCAGGCAGCCATGAAAGATGCAGACCTCGACAAAGGCGTGTTGATGCTCGTTCGTCGGGGGAACTTCACGCGATTCCTGGTCATCAAATCCGATGCCCGTTGA